Proteins encoded in a region of the Chloroflexota bacterium genome:
- a CDS encoding nucleotidyltransferase family protein: MRGWTALVLAGGRGERLRPFTEDRPKPMVLINGKPLLHYHLSWLQREGVATAYVLCGYKHEVIRQYFGIGESVGMSLHYVVEEEPLGRGGALKRGLSLLTPGIEMVIVTNGDIITDQSLEELVRAHQGYKGLATVMLSPLVCPWGIVVAEEEGRIRDFLEKPALPYWVNAGVYVMALAIRAYLPDRGDHETTTFPALAREGKLYAFKSSALWLAVDTVKDLNEACRLLAPRGQAGPLLP; this comes from the coding sequence ATGCGGGGCTGGACGGCACTTGTCCTGGCGGGGGGACGGGGTGAAAGGCTCCGGCCATTCACAGAAGACCGCCCCAAACCTATGGTGCTCATCAACGGTAAACCACTCCTCCATTACCATCTCAGCTGGCTTCAAAGGGAGGGCGTGGCCACGGCCTATGTCCTCTGCGGCTATAAGCACGAGGTAATCCGGCAATACTTCGGGATTGGGGAGTCCGTGGGGATGTCGCTTCACTATGTTGTTGAGGAGGAGCCTCTGGGCCGGGGCGGCGCCCTCAAGCGGGGCCTGTCCCTTCTGACGCCCGGAATCGAGATGGTGATTGTCACCAATGGGGACATCATCACCGACCAGTCGCTGGAGGAGCTGGTCCGGGCCCACCAGGGGTACAAGGGCCTGGCCACCGTCATGCTATCGCCTCTGGTCTGCCCCTGGGGCATCGTCGTGGCCGAGGAGGAGGGGAGGATACGGGACTTCCTGGAGAAGCCAGCCCTTCCCTACTGGGTCAACGCTGGCGTCTATGTGATGGCCCTGGCCATCAGGGCATACCTGCCCGACCGTGGGGACCACGAGACCACCACCTTTCCCGCCCTGGCCCGGGAGGGCAAGCTATATGCCTTCAAGAGCTCTGCCCTCTGGCTGGCGGTGGATACGGTGAAAGACCTGAACGAGGCCTGCCGGCTGCTTGCCCCTCGCGGCCAGGCCGGGCCTCTTCTGCCTTGA
- the arsS gene encoding arsenosugar biosynthesis radical SAM protein ArsS (Some members of this family are selenoproteins.) — protein sequence MEQSLEAQRLPRTRVDVIQVNLGNRCNQACSHCHMEGSPTGTRDMAPATAQKIMEALRKSQVLSIEFTGGAPEMNPNLKAFIERLSESGKKLTVRTNLTILEHPSYSFYLDIYQRYGVRLVASLPSPLEEVTDQQRGKGAFRSSIRVLRKLNEMGYGTNGLQLDLAYNPVGDYLPPAERVLEKEFHDLLERQSSVHFNRLITLANCPIGRFKDLLLRQGGYQQYLRLLKESYNPRTLDRLMCRSLLSVDDEGNVYDCDFNLALGMRIMGYEKAKFWEIDLDRFASDVSLGEHCYACTAQGGSSCHGTLAEAGQESDMKEGVKRYYGGEIKETQDLKTSACCTPGDLPSYIGEVLPLIPDEVRMKYYGCGSPIPPGVDGLRVLDVGCGTGRDCFVLSRLVGEEGHVYGIDMTERQIEVAKRHVPEMTKRFGYERPNVDFILDDVENIEKNFPEESLDLIISNCVVNLVEDKEGVLRQIYRALKSGGEFYFSDIYADRRIPEGLRRDPVLYGECLGGALYYRDFERMARRVGFPDSRLVSRRTIAIQNKDVKGLVGNITFYAITYRLWKLEGPEDACEDYGHEATYKGGLKESPLRFELDRAHIFYKDKPRRVCGSTARMLSRTRFAPYFTVTGSFDEHFGEFKECSGIPGEECSKGSSCC from the coding sequence ATGGAACAAAGCCTGGAAGCTCAAAGGCTCCCCAGGACAAGGGTAGATGTCATTCAGGTCAATCTGGGAAATCGGTGCAACCAGGCATGTTCCCACTGCCATATGGAAGGTTCACCCACAGGGACGAGAGATATGGCCCCCGCTACTGCCCAGAAGATAATGGAAGCCCTCAGAAAATCCCAGGTCCTCAGCATTGAGTTCACCGGCGGCGCCCCGGAGATGAACCCAAACCTCAAAGCTTTCATTGAACGGCTTTCAGAGTCCGGGAAGAAGCTGACGGTCAGGACCAATCTTACCATCCTGGAACATCCCAGCTACTCCTTCTATCTCGATATCTACCAGAGATACGGGGTCCGTCTGGTAGCATCTCTGCCCTCTCCCCTTGAAGAGGTCACCGACCAGCAGAGAGGAAAGGGTGCCTTTCGCTCCAGCATTCGCGTCCTCCGGAAGCTCAATGAGATGGGGTATGGCACCAACGGGCTCCAGCTGGACCTGGCCTATAATCCAGTAGGAGACTACCTGCCCCCGGCGGAGAGGGTGCTGGAAAAGGAGTTCCACGACCTTCTTGAAAGGCAATCCTCCGTCCATTTCAACCGGCTCATCACCCTGGCAAATTGCCCCATAGGGCGGTTCAAAGACCTCCTTCTACGACAGGGTGGATACCAGCAGTATCTCAGGCTCCTTAAGGAGAGCTACAATCCCAGGACCCTGGATAGGCTGATGTGCCGGAGTCTGCTCTCCGTGGACGACGAGGGGAATGTCTATGACTGCGATTTCAACCTGGCCCTGGGGATGAGAATAATGGGCTATGAGAAGGCGAAGTTCTGGGAAATCGACCTGGACCGCTTTGCCTCCGATGTGAGCCTCGGTGAACACTGCTACGCCTGCACCGCTCAGGGGGGGAGCAGCTGCCATGGCACTCTGGCGGAAGCAGGCCAGGAGTCGGATATGAAAGAAGGGGTGAAGAGATACTACGGTGGGGAGATAAAAGAGACACAAGACCTCAAGACCAGCGCCTGCTGCACCCCCGGTGACCTTCCCAGCTACATCGGGGAAGTGCTCCCCCTCATCCCCGATGAGGTCAGGATGAAATACTATGGCTGCGGCTCTCCCATACCGCCAGGTGTGGATGGCCTGAGGGTCCTGGATGTGGGTTGCGGGACGGGGAGGGACTGTTTTGTCCTGTCCAGGCTGGTCGGTGAGGAAGGCCACGTCTACGGGATAGATATGACCGAAAGGCAAATAGAGGTGGCCAAACGGCATGTGCCCGAGATGACAAAGAGGTTCGGTTATGAAAGGCCCAATGTGGACTTCATTCTGGACGACGTGGAGAACATTGAGAAGAACTTCCCTGAAGAGTCCTTAGACCTCATCATTTCCAACTGCGTGGTCAACCTGGTGGAGGACAAGGAAGGGGTCCTGAGACAGATATATCGGGCCCTGAAATCCGGCGGGGAGTTCTACTTCTCCGATATCTACGCCGACAGGAGAATCCCTGAGGGGCTGAGAAGGGACCCTGTCCTCTACGGCGAGTGTCTGGGGGGTGCCCTCTACTACCGGGACTTTGAGAGGATGGCCAGGAGGGTGGGCTTCCCCGACTCCCGCCTGGTTTCCAGGCGCACTATTGCCATCCAGAACAAAGACGTAAAGGGCCTGGTGGGAAACATCACCTTCTATGCCATCACCTACCGGCTCTGGAAGCTGGAAGGGCCGGAGGACGCCTGCGAGGACTACGGCCATGAGGCCACCTACAAGGGCGGACTTAAGGAGTCCCCCCTCAGATTCGAACTGGATAGGGCCCACATTTTCTACAAGGACAAGCCCCGGCGGGTCTGTGGCTCTACCGCCCGGATGCTCTCCCGGACCAGGTTTGCCCCCTACTTTACCGTGACAGGCAGCTTTGATGAGCACTTCGGCGAGTTCAAGGAATGCTCTGGTATCCCCGGAGAGGAATGCTCCAAAGGGTCCTCCTGCTGCTGA
- a CDS encoding MFS transporter, producing MLSRLVSSQGAGLATLLANMAIETSVIFLPLFAQELGASRLQVGIIGGAYGVAFLLSSLAFSRRADVKGRLPFVRVGLGLGTLAFAVQTLVGDPFTLMLARALVGFCLGISSAALIAYNYEVGAGTGRFASFGSLGWLLGAVVAIFLQSYDGLFLLSSASCGMAFVISLLLKENGSRFTMLATTLEVVRRNFRVYFSFFLRHLGANMVWVVFPLFLASLGASKPWIAVLSGINTGGQFVAMMFAEKLRESRLFLLGMFLSVLVFLLYSQVTHYPQVIPVQALLAVAWSCLYVGALLLLLKKNEERATSVGFLFSVISLTGAVGPFLGGLVAQFWGYSVLMYIAAGLCAAGLGIAMMRGR from the coding sequence ATGCTGTCGAGGCTTGTTTCTTCCCAGGGGGCGGGGCTGGCGACGCTGCTGGCCAATATGGCCATTGAGACCTCGGTCATTTTCCTCCCCCTTTTTGCCCAGGAGCTGGGGGCCTCCAGGCTCCAGGTTGGCATAATCGGGGGGGCTTATGGGGTTGCGTTTCTCCTGTCCTCTCTGGCCTTCTCCCGCCGGGCCGATGTAAAGGGGAGGCTCCCCTTTGTCCGGGTGGGTCTGGGGCTGGGGACTCTGGCCTTTGCCGTCCAGACCCTGGTGGGGGACCCCTTCACTTTGATGCTGGCCCGGGCTCTGGTGGGGTTCTGCCTGGGCATTTCATCGGCGGCCCTCATAGCATACAACTACGAGGTAGGGGCCGGCACGGGGAGGTTTGCTTCCTTCGGCTCCCTGGGCTGGCTCCTGGGGGCAGTGGTGGCCATCTTTCTCCAGAGCTATGACGGTCTCTTCCTCTTGAGCTCCGCCTCCTGTGGTATGGCCTTTGTCATCTCCCTGCTGTTGAAGGAGAATGGGAGCCGTTTTACGATGTTGGCTACCACCCTGGAGGTGGTCCGCCGCAATTTCCGGGTGTATTTCTCCTTCTTTCTCCGGCACCTGGGGGCCAACATGGTCTGGGTAGTCTTCCCCCTTTTCCTGGCCAGCCTGGGGGCCAGCAAGCCCTGGATAGCTGTTCTCTCGGGGATTAACACCGGGGGGCAGTTCGTTGCCATGATGTTCGCGGAGAAGCTCAGGGAGTCCCGCCTGTTTCTCCTGGGGATGTTTCTCTCGGTTTTGGTCTTCCTGCTCTATTCCCAGGTGACCCACTATCCCCAGGTCATCCCGGTCCAGGCCCTCCTGGCAGTGGCTTGGTCCTGCCTCTATGTGGGAGCGCTCTTACTCTTGCTGAAGAAGAATGAGGAGAGGGCCACCTCGGTGGGTTTCCTCTTTTCCGTTATCAGCCTTACGGGGGCGGTGGGGCCTTTCCTGGGGGGGCTGGTGGCCCAATTCTGGGGCTATTCGGTGCTGATGTATATTGCCGCCGGCCTCTGTGCGGCGGGGCTGGGGATAGCGATGATGAGGGGGAGGTAG
- a CDS encoding VTT domain-containing protein yields MVRLGQVLAVVFSVGLTVFIVAFRDRVGWLEEYGYLGAFIISALASATIVLPAPGWLSVMALAGVLNPFWVGVASALGGTLGEMNGYLLGFGGRAAVEKTRGYARVEGWMRRWGSWTIFVLAIIPNPLFDVAGMASGALRFPLWKFILFGGAGRVIKHLGYAYAGAWVLDHLPSWFS; encoded by the coding sequence TTGGTCCGGCTGGGGCAGGTCCTGGCGGTGGTCTTTTCGGTTGGGCTGACGGTCTTCATTGTCGCCTTCAGGGACCGGGTGGGATGGCTGGAGGAATATGGCTACCTGGGGGCCTTTATCATATCGGCCCTGGCCTCGGCTACCATTGTCCTTCCTGCGCCGGGGTGGCTATCGGTGATGGCTCTGGCGGGGGTACTGAACCCCTTCTGGGTGGGGGTGGCCTCGGCCCTGGGGGGGACCCTGGGGGAGATGAACGGGTATCTCCTGGGCTTTGGGGGCAGGGCAGCGGTGGAGAAGACCCGGGGGTATGCCCGGGTGGAGGGGTGGATGAGGAGGTGGGGCAGCTGGACCATCTTTGTCCTGGCCATCATACCCAACCCCCTCTTTGATGTGGCGGGGATGGCCTCCGGGGCACTCAGATTCCCGTTGTGGAAGTTTATCCTCTTCGGGGGGGCGGGGAGGGTCATAAAGCACCTGGGCTATGCCTACGCCGGGGCCTGGGTGTTAGACCACTTGCCCTCCTGGTTCAGCTAG
- the lepA gene encoding translation elongation factor 4, with amino-acid sequence MHHIRNFCIIAHIDHGKSTLADRLLELTGTIQKREMREQVMDQMDLERERGITIKAKAVRMEYLAPDGKTYQLNLIDTPGHVDFTYEVSRSLAACEGAVLVVDASQGIQAQTLANVYYAMEQDLTVIPVLNKIDLPNARTEEVAQSIEEVLGFPRGEILHVSAREGTGVPQLLQAIVQRLPPPRGDPAGPLRALIFDSKYDPYKGVVAYVRVVDGEVRVGEKLRLMAFKKDVEALEVGFFHPAPVPAEGLGTGEVGYVATGLKAVEECPVGDTITTEARPAQELLQGYRPAKPMVFAGLYPIDPGGYQPLREALEKLKLSDASLAYEPEQSSALGFGFRCGFLGLLHLDIVRERLEREFGLALLVTAPSVAFQVLKRDGSEARVESPSSLPPPQDIQEIREPWMAVSIVTPSQFIGPVMELATGRGGESVGMEYLGHRASPWERVLLKYEIPLRTLLADFYDQLKSRTQGYASMDYVLVGYRPGRLVKLEVLVHNQPVDALSRIIPRGEAHPEGKALVSRLRKLIPRQLFDVAIQAAVEGRVIARETVKAMRKDVIAKCYGGDVTRKRKLLQKQAEGKKKLKRIGQVEVPQEAFMEVLRKT; translated from the coding sequence ATGCACCATATCCGCAATTTCTGTATCATCGCGCATATTGACCACGGGAAGTCCACGCTGGCGGACCGCCTCCTGGAGCTCACCGGCACCATCCAGAAGCGGGAGATGCGGGAGCAGGTGATGGACCAGATGGACCTGGAGCGCGAGAGGGGCATCACCATCAAGGCCAAGGCCGTCAGGATGGAGTACCTCGCCCCGGACGGCAAAACCTACCAGCTTAATCTCATCGACACCCCCGGGCATGTGGACTTCACCTATGAGGTCTCCCGCAGCCTGGCGGCCTGCGAGGGGGCCGTGCTGGTGGTGGATGCCTCCCAGGGCATCCAGGCCCAGACCCTGGCCAATGTCTATTACGCCATGGAGCAGGACCTCACCGTCATCCCGGTGCTAAACAAGATTGACCTCCCCAACGCCCGGACGGAAGAGGTGGCCCAGTCCATAGAGGAGGTCCTGGGCTTCCCGCGGGGAGAAATCCTCCATGTCTCGGCCAGGGAGGGGACGGGGGTCCCCCAGCTCCTCCAGGCCATCGTGCAGCGCCTTCCCCCTCCGAGGGGCGACCCCGCCGGGCCCTTGCGGGCCCTAATCTTTGACTCCAAGTATGACCCCTACAAGGGGGTGGTGGCCTATGTCAGGGTGGTGGACGGGGAGGTGAGGGTGGGGGAGAAGCTCCGCCTGATGGCCTTCAAGAAAGATGTGGAGGCGCTGGAGGTGGGCTTCTTCCACCCCGCCCCCGTGCCCGCCGAGGGGCTAGGGACGGGGGAGGTGGGGTATGTGGCCACAGGGCTGAAGGCGGTGGAGGAGTGCCCCGTGGGGGACACCATCACCACCGAGGCCCGGCCCGCCCAGGAGCTCCTCCAGGGCTACCGCCCGGCCAAGCCCATGGTCTTCGCCGGCCTCTACCCCATAGACCCGGGGGGCTACCAGCCCCTTCGTGAGGCCCTGGAGAAGCTCAAGCTCAGCGATGCCTCCCTGGCCTACGAACCGGAGCAGAGCTCCGCACTGGGCTTCGGCTTCCGCTGCGGATTTTTAGGGCTCCTCCACCTGGACATCGTGAGGGAGAGGCTGGAGAGGGAGTTCGGCCTGGCCCTCCTGGTTACCGCCCCCAGCGTGGCCTTCCAGGTGCTGAAAAGGGACGGCTCCGAGGCAAGGGTGGAAAGCCCCTCCTCTCTGCCCCCTCCCCAGGACATCCAGGAGATAAGGGAGCCCTGGATGGCGGTCTCCATCGTCACCCCCAGCCAGTTCATCGGGCCGGTGATGGAGCTGGCCACGGGGCGGGGGGGGGAGTCCGTTGGCATGGAATACCTGGGCCACAGGGCCTCCCCCTGGGAGAGGGTGCTCCTCAAGTACGAAATACCCCTCAGGACCCTGCTGGCCGACTTCTACGACCAGCTCAAGTCCCGGACCCAGGGCTATGCTTCCATGGACTATGTCCTCGTCGGCTACCGCCCCGGCCGGCTGGTGAAGCTGGAGGTCCTGGTCCATAATCAGCCGGTGGATGCCCTCTCCCGCATCATCCCCCGGGGGGAGGCCCACCCGGAGGGGAAGGCCCTGGTGAGCAGGCTCCGGAAGCTCATCCCGCGTCAGCTCTTTGATGTGGCCATTCAGGCGGCGGTGGAGGGGAGGGTCATCGCCAGGGAGACAGTGAAGGCCATGAGAAAAGACGTCATTGCCAAGTGCTACGGCGGGGATGTCACCCGGAAGCGCAAGCTCCTCCAGAAGCAGGCGGAGGGGAAGAAGAAGCTCAAGCGCATCGGCCAGGTGGAGGTCCCCCAGGAAGCCTTCATGGAAGTCCTGAGGAAGACTTGA
- the thyX gene encoding FAD-dependent thymidylate synthase, with product MRLLRYTPEPELIIAAATRSTSADATATEIMDKLTPDYASRMIKHLISAGHLSPLEHASFTFSIEGISRACSHQLVRHRLASYSQQSQRYVHLKEPKFVTPSSFSANPEMRARYQEMVRKAHQFYQEMVKAGIPMEDARYILPGGAETNLVMTMNARELLHAAALRLCPRSQWEIIELFERIKAEVKRVAPTIGEELRPKCYKLTYCDEPKSCGLFPTLKEMAKAK from the coding sequence GTGAGGCTCCTCCGCTATACCCCTGAGCCGGAGCTGATTATAGCTGCGGCCACCCGTTCCACTTCCGCCGATGCCACAGCGACCGAAATCATGGACAAGCTGACCCCGGACTATGCCTCCCGGATGATAAAGCACCTTATCTCCGCCGGGCACCTCTCCCCCCTGGAGCACGCCAGCTTCACTTTTTCAATTGAGGGCATCTCCCGGGCCTGCAGCCACCAGCTGGTGCGCCACCGCCTGGCCAGCTACTCCCAGCAGAGCCAGCGATATGTCCACCTCAAGGAGCCGAAGTTTGTCACCCCTTCCTCCTTCTCCGCTAACCCCGAGATGCGGGCCCGCTACCAGGAGATGGTGAGGAAGGCCCACCAGTTCTACCAGGAGATGGTCAAGGCGGGCATCCCCATGGAGGACGCCCGCTACATCCTGCCCGGCGGGGCGGAGACCAACCTGGTGATGACCATGAACGCCAGAGAGCTCCTCCATGCCGCCGCCCTCCGCCTCTGCCCCCGCTCCCAGTGGGAGATAATAGAGCTCTTTGAGAGGATAAAGGCGGAGGTGAAGCGGGTGGCCCCCACCATCGGGGAGGAGCTGCGGCCCAAGTGCTACAAGCTGACCTACTGCGATGAGCCCAAGAGTTGCGGCCTCTTCCCCACCCTGAAAGAAATGGCGAAAGCCAAATAG
- a CDS encoding bifunctional 5,10-methylene-tetrahydrofolate dehydrogenase/5,10-methylene-tetrahydrofolate cyclohydrolase, whose amino-acid sequence MTAKIISGIKIAEEIRTELKEKVKELKAKGITPALAVVLVGEDPASVSYVSAKAKGAEEVGVHEETFRLPATATEGEVFDLVSRLNKDARFHGILVQLPLPKHIPEQKMTSAVDPAKDVDCFHPVNVGKLLIGQPDFLPCTPHGVVQLLLRSGYDPAGKHVVICGRSSIVGKPLMAMLVQKAKGANATVTVCHTGTGDIAQFTRQADILIAAAGSPRLIKADMVKPGVVVIDVGVNRIPDPTAKSGFRLVGDADFDAIKEKAEAITPVPGGVGPMTVTMLLHNTIEAARRRAK is encoded by the coding sequence ATGACAGCCAAGATAATCTCAGGGATAAAGATTGCCGAGGAGATCCGGACCGAGCTCAAGGAGAAGGTAAAGGAGTTGAAGGCCAAGGGCATCACCCCCGCCCTGGCGGTGGTGCTGGTGGGAGAAGACCCCGCCTCCGTCTCCTACGTATCCGCCAAGGCCAAGGGGGCGGAGGAGGTGGGGGTCCATGAAGAGACCTTCCGCCTCCCGGCCACGGCCACGGAGGGGGAGGTCTTTGACCTTGTCTCCCGCCTGAACAAAGATGCCCGCTTCCACGGCATCCTTGTGCAGCTTCCGCTGCCGAAGCACATCCCCGAGCAGAAGATGACCTCGGCCGTGGACCCGGCCAAAGATGTAGACTGCTTCCACCCGGTGAATGTAGGCAAGCTCCTCATCGGCCAGCCCGATTTCCTTCCCTGCACCCCCCACGGGGTAGTCCAGCTCCTGCTCCGCAGCGGCTACGACCCGGCGGGGAAGCACGTGGTCATCTGTGGCAGGAGCAGCATCGTAGGCAAGCCCCTCATGGCCATGCTGGTCCAGAAGGCCAAGGGGGCCAATGCCACTGTTACCGTGTGCCATACGGGCACCGGGGACATCGCCCAGTTCACCCGCCAGGCCGATATCCTCATCGCGGCTGCCGGAAGCCCCCGTCTCATCAAGGCCGACATGGTCAAGCCGGGGGTGGTAGTCATAGATGTGGGGGTGAACCGCATCCCTGACCCCACGGCCAAGTCCGGGTTCAGGCTGGTGGGGGATGCGGATTTTGACGCTATCAAGGAGAAGGCCGAGGCCATTACCCCCGTCCCCGGCGGTGTTGGCCCGATGACCGTCACTATGCTGCTCCACAATACGATTGAGGCAGCCCGGAGGAGGGCGAAGTAA
- a CDS encoding formate--tetrahydrofolate ligase — MKTSGKYDPTKMQDWEIGQAAEEGMPTIEQARERLGLQQDEIIPYGKICKLDFMKLLGRLGNKPDGKYIEVTAITPTPLGEGKTTTTMGLIEGLSKRGKNVGGAIRQPSGGPTMNIKGTAAGGGIALLIPMTEFSLGLTGDINDIMNAHNLAMIALTARMQHERNYDDAELTKRGLRRLDVDPSRVEMGWIMDFCAQSLRNIIIGLGGKMDGFLMQSKFGIAVSSELMAMLAIVKDLADMRERMDKITVAFDRKGKPVTTGDLEVGGAMTAWMRNTINPTLCWTVEYQPCMVHAGPFANIAVGQSSIISDRLGLKLFDYHVTESGFAADIGFEKFWNVKCRLSGLKPHVSVLTSTIRALKMHGGGPTVTAGLPLPQEYTKENLALLEKGLPNMLHHINTIKASGINPVVCINVFHTDTKDEIAMVRKAAEGAGARCAVSEHWRYGGEGALELADVVMEACKDKADFKFLYPLETKLRQRVEKIAKLVYGADGVSWTPEAEAKAKMLEADPQYDSYMTMMVKTHLSLTHDPTKKGVPKGWTLPVRDILIFSGSKFLCPMTGTISLMPGTASDPAFRRVDVDTKTGKVKGLF, encoded by the coding sequence ATGAAAACCAGCGGGAAATACGACCCAACAAAGATGCAGGACTGGGAAATCGGGCAGGCGGCGGAAGAGGGGATGCCCACGATTGAGCAGGCGAGGGAAAGGCTCGGGCTACAGCAGGATGAAATCATACCCTACGGCAAGATATGCAAGCTGGACTTTATGAAGCTGCTGGGCCGTCTTGGGAACAAGCCCGATGGCAAGTACATTGAGGTCACTGCCATTACACCAACGCCTCTGGGTGAGGGAAAGACCACCACCACCATGGGACTCATAGAGGGACTTAGCAAGCGCGGCAAGAACGTGGGCGGTGCCATCCGTCAGCCCTCCGGCGGCCCCACCATGAACATCAAGGGTACGGCGGCGGGGGGCGGCATCGCCCTGCTCATCCCCATGACCGAGTTCTCCCTGGGTCTCACCGGAGACATCAACGACATCATGAACGCCCACAACCTGGCCATGATAGCCCTCACCGCCAGGATGCAGCACGAGCGCAACTACGACGATGCAGAACTGACCAAGCGGGGCCTGCGCAGGTTGGATGTGGACCCAAGCAGGGTAGAGATGGGCTGGATCATGGACTTCTGCGCCCAGAGTCTAAGGAATATCATTATCGGCCTCGGCGGGAAGATGGACGGCTTTCTCATGCAGTCCAAGTTCGGCATCGCCGTAAGCTCAGAGCTCATGGCCATGCTTGCCATAGTCAAGGACCTGGCCGACATGCGGGAGCGGATGGACAAGATTACGGTGGCGTTTGACAGGAAGGGCAAGCCTGTCACCACCGGCGACCTGGAAGTGGGTGGGGCCATGACCGCCTGGATGCGCAACACCATCAACCCCACCCTGTGCTGGACGGTTGAGTATCAACCCTGCATGGTCCACGCCGGCCCCTTTGCCAACATTGCCGTGGGCCAGTCCTCTATCATCAGCGACCGTCTCGGCCTGAAGCTGTTTGACTATCACGTCACGGAGAGCGGCTTCGCTGCCGACATCGGCTTTGAGAAATTCTGGAACGTCAAATGCCGCCTGAGCGGGCTCAAGCCCCATGTTTCGGTCCTAACCTCCACCATAAGGGCCCTCAAAATGCACGGCGGCGGGCCCACGGTGACCGCCGGCCTGCCCCTGCCCCAGGAATACACCAAGGAGAACCTGGCCCTCTTGGAGAAGGGCTTGCCCAACATGCTCCACCACATCAACACCATCAAGGCTTCCGGGATTAACCCGGTTGTCTGCATAAACGTTTTCCATACCGACACCAAAGACGAAATCGCCATGGTGCGGAAGGCAGCCGAAGGGGCCGGTGCCCGCTGCGCCGTCTCGGAGCACTGGCGCTATGGTGGCGAGGGTGCTCTGGAGCTGGCCGATGTGGTCATGGAAGCCTGCAAGGACAAGGCCGATTTCAAGTTCCTGTACCCGCTGGAGACCAAGCTGCGCCAGCGGGTGGAGAAGATTGCCAAGCTGGTCTACGGGGCCGACGGCGTCTCCTGGACTCCGGAAGCTGAGGCCAAGGCCAAGATGCTGGAGGCCGACCCCCAGTATGACAGCTACATGACAATGATGGTCAAGACCCATCTAAGTCTCACCCATGACCCGACCAAGAAGGGAGTACCCAAGGGCTGGACATTACCCGTGAGGGACATATTGATTTTCTCAGGCTCTAAGTTCCTTTGCCCTATGACCGGCACCATCAGTTTGATGCCCGGAACCGCCTCCGACCCGGCCTTCCGACGGGTGGATGTCGATACCAAGACAGGAAAGGTCAAGGGCCTGTTCTAA
- a CDS encoding methionyl-tRNA formyltransferase has translation MRLVLIGQGAFCARVLEGLAGRGEEVVAAYTVPDPGRAQPVVEAARKAGSPVFQPTSMRAPEVYEQLCSLKPDLGVMAFVTDIVPSNILECPRLGTVQYHPSLLPRHRGASAINWAIVQGEKRTGLTIFWVDRGIDTGPILLQKEVEIGPDDTVGSLYFNQLFPLGVEALLEAVSLVKAGKAPRIPQDGRLATYEPPFEEKHALIDWRQPLDRVYDLIRGNNPHPGATTLFRGRKLKLYDSEKLPGVQGGPGGVVEVGEKGFTVACPGGAILVKRVQPEGAGKQPAPEFARQAVLTPGDRLGS, from the coding sequence ATGCGCCTGGTGCTCATCGGGCAGGGGGCCTTTTGCGCCCGGGTGCTGGAAGGTCTGGCGGGGCGGGGGGAGGAGGTGGTGGCGGCCTATACGGTGCCAGACCCAGGGCGGGCCCAACCTGTGGTGGAGGCGGCCAGGAAAGCGGGCAGCCCTGTTTTCCAGCCTACCAGTATGCGCGCCCCCGAAGTATATGAGCAGCTCTGCTCCCTGAAACCCGACCTGGGGGTGATGGCCTTCGTCACGGATATTGTGCCCAGTAATATCCTGGAATGCCCCCGGCTGGGCACCGTTCAGTACCACCCCTCATTGCTCCCTCGCCACCGGGGCGCCAGCGCTATCAACTGGGCCATTGTCCAGGGGGAAAAGCGCACCGGGCTTACCATTTTTTGGGTGGACCGGGGCATAGACACCGGGCCTATCCTCCTTCAGAAGGAGGTGGAGATAGGCCCCGACGACACGGTAGGCTCCCTCTACTTCAACCAGCTCTTCCCCCTGGGAGTGGAGGCCCTGCTGGAAGCCGTCTCCCTGGTAAAAGCCGGCAAGGCCCCCCGCATCCCACAGGACGGGCGGCTGGCGACCTACGAGCCCCCCTTCGAGGAGAAGCATGCCCTCATAGACTGGCGGCAGCCGCTGGACCGGGTCTATGACCTCATCCGCGGCAACAACCCCCATCCCGGGGCCACTACCCTCTTCCGAGGCAGGAAGCTCAAGCTCTACGACTCGGAGAAGCTGCCCGGGGTCCAAGGAGGGCCGGGGGGGGTGGTGGAGGTGGGGGAAAAGGGCTTTACCGTCGCCTGCCCCGGGGGGGCCATCCTGGTGAAGCGGGTCCAGCCAGAAGGGGCAGGCAAGCAGCCTGCCCCCGAGTTCGCCCGCCAGGCGGTCCTCACCCCGGGGGATCGGCTGGGCAGTTGA